Proteins encoded by one window of Synechococcus sp. MVIR-18-1:
- the ruvB gene encoding Holliday junction branch migration DNA helicase RuvB, with the protein MAIVSSNAGSSKGAPRPKPSRVVDATRQQDESAELSPTKEDGLRPRRLDDYIGQRELKQVLGIAIQAAMGRGEALDHVLLYGPPGLGKTTMAMVLAEELGVTCRITSAPALERPRDIVGLLVNLQPKEVLFIDEIHRLTRVAEELLYPAMEDRRLDLTVGKGSTARTRALELPPFTLVGATTRAGALSSPLRDRFGLIQRLEFYGQDDLQAIVMRAAGLLKLQLSPEACAEIARRCRGTPRIANRLLRRVRDVACVREVSGCIDVQLVDEALTLHRVDGKGLDASDRRLLELLLQSHGGGPVGLDTLAAALGEDPTTLEAVVEPYLLQLGFLQRTPRGRVVTPAGRGHLGWPADEGDAA; encoded by the coding sequence ATGGCGATTGTCTCTTCCAACGCTGGATCCTCCAAGGGAGCTCCCCGACCGAAGCCGTCGCGGGTGGTGGATGCAACGCGTCAACAGGATGAATCCGCCGAGCTGAGCCCCACGAAGGAAGACGGTCTTAGGCCGCGGCGTCTCGACGATTACATCGGTCAGCGCGAACTCAAACAGGTGTTGGGGATTGCGATTCAGGCGGCGATGGGTCGGGGTGAGGCCCTCGACCATGTGTTGCTCTATGGCCCTCCCGGCCTGGGTAAAACCACCATGGCCATGGTGCTTGCTGAAGAATTAGGGGTCACCTGCCGGATCACCAGCGCCCCGGCCCTGGAGCGCCCTCGCGACATTGTTGGCTTGCTCGTGAATTTGCAGCCCAAGGAGGTGCTTTTCATTGATGAGATTCATCGACTCACCCGCGTTGCCGAAGAGCTGCTTTATCCGGCGATGGAAGACCGGCGCCTTGATCTCACCGTTGGCAAGGGCAGTACGGCGCGAACGCGAGCCCTGGAATTGCCGCCCTTCACCCTGGTGGGCGCCACCACAAGAGCCGGTGCACTGAGTTCTCCCCTGCGCGATCGCTTTGGATTGATTCAGCGCCTGGAGTTTTACGGCCAAGACGATCTACAAGCGATCGTGATGCGGGCGGCGGGTCTGCTGAAGCTGCAGCTTTCGCCTGAGGCATGCGCCGAGATTGCCCGCCGCTGTCGGGGCACCCCCAGGATTGCCAATCGGCTGTTGCGCCGGGTGCGGGATGTGGCCTGCGTGCGTGAGGTTTCGGGCTGCATTGATGTGCAATTGGTGGATGAAGCACTCACGCTGCATCGTGTGGATGGCAAGGGCCTTGATGCCAGTGACCGTCGCCTGTTGGAGCTGTTGCTTCAGTCCCATGGAGGCGGTCCGGTTGGTCTCGATACGTTGGCCGCGGCGCTTGGCGAGGATCCCACCACCCTGGAAGCCGTGGTGGAGCCCTATTTGCTTCAGCTCGGGTTTCTGCAGCGCACCCCCCGTGGACGGGTTGTTACCCCCGCTGGCCGAGGCCACCTGGGCTGGCCTGCGGATGAGGGAGATGCGGCATGA
- a CDS encoding serine/threonine protein kinase — MIGTLLAERYRLDQCLTADTSAPQGQLWRGTDVLASDAPVALRQLQDPEAQERFRQLWPAMQSVLHPLIPRFGGLLEELDSLWLVREWQEGSSFGQIQQQRRERQLVFGGGEVLLLLRQLLPVLGVLHGKGLVHGDINPSNLLRRDQDGLPVLLDFGLLQKLGTAPLLGATASYAPRGQGRGEMAAPWMDLHALGVTALTLLSGRAPEALLPADASEWPCPSGLEIHEGFREVLERLLSELPGRRFEQAGEVLQALKAVPMPESTGPMPSSERTVVLAPAVLASAELPAALPQAVVSPSPQPRRRQRADERQVAAEGRLWPVAIALLLSAVVGTAIGWFLLSRGNAPAGVPSTDRDVVGRSPTASLPPAEVDQRQQLLSRLRALQVDRSWFLELVDASLLAQFPERSGRLPSDSLEDAPLRQVWNELANEWLARVEQLPPGLRRRLGSLDPKDWQTQREALVGQGVNDRVVEQLVSVAANTLLPGVASGTKPPEPFRQLWFAAALRSLEEVKIEKVKAGAEMATVLSSRVPADSARLISIQVPANRRLVLGINGTPLMQMTVYAADGSIAAERGPLRVVTLAADVGTPVQVLVTNEGVASGLLTLSCRADLQITNPAPKALSKPLPRVDRNPIADPATGAQGPVEALPEPPGPKPAGVKEDVSPEPAAQEPSAEPEAGLLNQ; from the coding sequence GTGATCGGCACGCTGCTGGCTGAGCGCTACCGCTTGGATCAATGTCTGACGGCAGACACCTCCGCACCCCAGGGGCAGCTTTGGCGTGGCACCGATGTGTTGGCCTCCGATGCGCCAGTGGCACTGCGGCAGCTTCAAGATCCTGAGGCGCAAGAGCGGTTTCGCCAGCTGTGGCCGGCGATGCAATCGGTGCTTCACCCGCTGATCCCACGCTTCGGAGGCCTGCTGGAGGAATTGGATTCGCTTTGGCTGGTGAGGGAGTGGCAGGAAGGATCCAGCTTTGGGCAGATTCAGCAGCAGCGGCGCGAGCGTCAGCTGGTGTTTGGTGGCGGCGAAGTGCTGCTGTTGTTGCGTCAGCTCCTCCCCGTGTTGGGCGTTCTCCATGGCAAGGGACTGGTCCATGGCGATATCAACCCGAGCAATCTTCTGCGCCGTGATCAGGATGGATTGCCGGTTTTGCTGGATTTTGGCCTGCTGCAAAAACTCGGCACCGCCCCGCTCCTCGGAGCCACGGCTAGTTATGCCCCGAGGGGACAAGGCCGGGGCGAGATGGCCGCGCCATGGATGGATTTGCATGCTCTGGGTGTGACGGCCTTGACATTGCTGAGCGGACGGGCACCGGAGGCCTTGCTGCCGGCCGATGCCAGCGAATGGCCATGTCCCTCAGGCCTCGAGATCCATGAAGGCTTCCGCGAGGTGCTGGAACGCTTGCTCAGTGAGCTTCCAGGTCGCCGTTTTGAGCAGGCCGGGGAGGTTTTGCAGGCCTTGAAAGCGGTTCCCATGCCTGAATCGACCGGACCGATGCCGAGTTCAGAGCGCACGGTCGTGCTCGCGCCTGCCGTGCTGGCCTCCGCTGAACTCCCTGCCGCCCTTCCGCAGGCTGTTGTCTCGCCTTCCCCTCAGCCTCGCCGGCGTCAGCGCGCCGATGAGCGCCAAGTGGCGGCGGAAGGCCGGTTATGGCCCGTGGCGATTGCCCTGTTGTTATCAGCGGTCGTAGGTACGGCGATTGGCTGGTTCCTGCTCAGCCGCGGCAATGCTCCAGCTGGTGTGCCTTCCACGGATCGAGATGTGGTGGGTCGCTCGCCGACGGCCAGCCTTCCGCCCGCAGAGGTGGATCAGCGTCAACAACTGCTCAGTCGATTAAGGGCTCTGCAGGTCGACCGCAGCTGGTTCTTGGAGCTCGTGGATGCCAGCTTGTTGGCCCAATTCCCGGAGCGAAGTGGTCGTTTGCCCAGTGATTCCCTGGAGGATGCGCCCCTGCGCCAGGTTTGGAACGAGCTAGCCAATGAGTGGTTGGCAAGGGTGGAGCAGTTGCCTCCAGGCTTGCGTCGCCGACTGGGGTCACTGGATCCCAAGGATTGGCAGACCCAGCGTGAGGCCCTTGTCGGACAAGGGGTGAATGACAGGGTGGTGGAGCAGCTGGTCTCCGTGGCTGCCAACACCCTGTTGCCGGGGGTGGCCTCAGGAACCAAGCCACCCGAACCGTTCCGGCAGCTTTGGTTTGCGGCTGCCTTGCGCAGTCTGGAAGAGGTCAAGATTGAAAAAGTGAAGGCCGGAGCTGAGATGGCCACCGTGTTGTCCAGTCGGGTACCCGCCGATAGCGCCCGTTTGATTTCGATTCAGGTTCCGGCCAATCGCCGGTTGGTGCTCGGCATTAATGGAACGCCGTTAATGCAGATGACTGTCTACGCCGCTGACGGCTCCATTGCTGCCGAACGGGGCCCTTTGCGAGTGGTCACCCTGGCGGCTGATGTGGGCACGCCTGTGCAGGTGCTCGTGACCAATGAAGGTGTCGCTTCCGGTTTGCTGACCCTGTCTTGTCGCGCTGACCTGCAGATCACCAATCCTGCACCAAAAGCACTGTCAAAACCGCTGCCAAGGGTGGATCGCAATCCGATTGCCGATCCGGCGACGGGAGCGCAGGGACCGGTGGAGGCGCTGCCAGAACCCCCTGGCCCGAAGCCAGCAGGCGTGAAAGAGGACGTCTCCCCGGAGCCAGCGGCCCAAGAGCCGTCCGCTGAGCCAGAAGCGGGTCTGCTGAATCAATAG
- a CDS encoding DUF3188 domain-containing protein, which yields MSRQTRTRIHIVLSLAAPLMVLLGVSAMLQREGPDRWQALPAILVGSGLVVHAVVGRRHRRHQLLIALRTTRSQED from the coding sequence ATGAGCCGTCAAACCCGCACCAGGATCCATATTGTGTTGTCTCTGGCGGCACCGCTGATGGTGCTGCTCGGGGTGTCGGCGATGCTGCAGCGCGAAGGGCCCGACCGCTGGCAAGCTCTTCCTGCCATCCTTGTGGGATCTGGATTGGTGGTCCATGCCGTGGTGGGCCGTCGTCATCGCCGCCATCAGCTGTTGATCGCCTTGCGCACCACCCGTTCTCAGGAGGATTGA
- a CDS encoding tetratricopeptide repeat protein, with product MNVDFKRWFSVLLVAFGVVVLLGADPAFAESLPKDQHRQLFEQALRFSRQGDPQQALEGWDQVLELAPDDAAAWSNRGNVRLVLGDTEGAIADQTKAIELAPEEADPHLNRGTAEEALQDWTAAEQDYNWILKRDPQDASALYNLGNVRGSEGDWESAEALYGRASEARPGFAMARSSRALALYQLEAFDEAEREMRNLIRRYPMFADARAGLSALLWIRGSKGEAESNWAAASGLDPSYREADWLLQVRRWPPRPVADLQRLLALESS from the coding sequence ATGAACGTTGATTTCAAGCGTTGGTTCTCCGTCTTGTTGGTTGCCTTCGGGGTTGTGGTGTTGCTTGGGGCTGATCCAGCTTTTGCTGAATCGCTTCCCAAGGATCAGCACCGTCAATTGTTTGAACAGGCCCTGCGCTTCAGCCGTCAGGGCGACCCGCAGCAGGCCCTCGAGGGATGGGATCAGGTGCTGGAGCTGGCTCCCGATGATGCGGCGGCCTGGAGCAACCGCGGCAATGTGCGTTTGGTCTTAGGCGATACCGAGGGGGCGATCGCCGATCAAACCAAGGCGATTGAGCTCGCTCCAGAGGAAGCTGATCCCCACCTCAATCGGGGTACGGCTGAGGAGGCCTTGCAGGATTGGACGGCAGCCGAGCAGGATTACAACTGGATTTTGAAGCGGGATCCACAAGATGCTTCGGCGCTCTACAACCTCGGCAACGTGCGCGGTTCGGAAGGTGATTGGGAATCCGCTGAAGCCCTCTATGGGCGCGCTTCTGAAGCCCGTCCTGGGTTTGCAATGGCGCGCTCCAGCCGGGCTTTGGCCCTTTACCAACTCGAAGCTTTTGACGAAGCTGAGCGGGAGATGCGCAACTTGATCCGTCGTTATCCGATGTTTGCTGATGCGCGGGCTGGATTAAGTGCTTTGCTTTGGATCCGCGGTTCTAAGGGCGAGGCCGAAAGCAACTGGGCCGCGGCTTCTGGTTTGGATCCCAGTTATCGCGAAGCGGATTGGTTGCTCCAGGTGCGTCGCTGGCCGCCCCGCCCTGTGGCTGATTTACAGCGTTTGCTGGCTCTGGAGAGCTCATGA
- the egtD gene encoding L-histidine N(alpha)-methyltransferase, which produces MTTTSQQTFHQTDQKPELIDLHPPAADMEQLVRIGLNRCPRQLPAWFLYDEEGSRLFDRICEQPEYSLTRTEIALLELAAPEIASAIGGGVIVEFGAGSAQKVGPLLNAIHPAAYVALDISAEHLGKATAALQQRHPEVPMLGICCDHSTLTTVPEHPLLSNQRRIGFFPGSSLGNFEQDDAVRVLRQFKQLLKGGPLLLGLDQPKSKVRLEAAYNDAAGISAAFARNLLHRLNADLGANFDPQCFQYQARWQDEQQRVQMALISSCDQVVRIADNRWTFKCDEPLITEYSLKYSPERAVALAQRAGWRWLRRWHDPEDDLSLHLLEPTD; this is translated from the coding sequence ATGACCACCACCTCTCAACAGACCTTTCACCAGACCGATCAAAAACCCGAACTGATCGACCTCCATCCGCCAGCAGCGGATATGGAGCAGCTCGTGCGGATCGGGCTCAACCGTTGTCCCCGCCAACTCCCGGCTTGGTTTCTCTATGACGAGGAGGGCTCACGCCTGTTCGATCGCATCTGTGAGCAACCCGAATACAGCCTCACGCGCACCGAAATTGCTCTGCTCGAGTTGGCTGCCCCCGAGATTGCGTCAGCCATCGGTGGAGGTGTGATCGTTGAATTCGGGGCTGGCAGCGCCCAAAAAGTAGGGCCCCTTCTCAACGCGATCCATCCCGCCGCCTACGTAGCCCTCGACATCAGTGCGGAGCATCTAGGCAAGGCCACCGCAGCTCTGCAGCAACGCCATCCGGAGGTGCCGATGCTTGGGATTTGCTGCGATCACAGCACACTGACGACAGTGCCTGAGCACCCATTGCTGAGCAACCAACGCCGCATCGGTTTCTTTCCTGGCAGCTCGCTCGGCAATTTTGAACAGGACGATGCCGTCCGCGTGCTGCGCCAGTTCAAGCAGTTGCTGAAGGGAGGACCTCTGCTTCTTGGTCTGGACCAACCCAAGAGCAAGGTCCGCCTCGAAGCGGCCTACAACGATGCCGCTGGCATCTCAGCTGCCTTTGCACGCAACTTGCTGCATCGCCTCAATGCCGATTTGGGAGCGAATTTTGACCCCCAATGCTTTCAATACCAAGCGCGTTGGCAAGACGAACAACAGCGGGTGCAGATGGCCTTGATCAGCAGCTGCGACCAAGTGGTCAGAATCGCGGATAACCGTTGGACCTTCAAGTGCGATGAGCCACTGATCACCGAATACAGCCTCAAGTACAGCCCTGAACGCGCTGTTGCGTTAGCGCAACGGGCCGGGTGGCGCTGGCTGCGTCGCTGGCATGATCCAGAGGATGATCTCTCCTTGCATCTCTTAGAGCCCACAGACTGA
- a CDS encoding hercynine metabolism protein — protein sequence MSPTWLDNLERSLEERLEQFLSSNPSQDQLLREQHLQDRQRDLHTRRGQQQLQARELRRQLLTLAEQVQAWTKRGEKARRAGALELAQRADQHVAGLMQQGRKLWEEFEALGLQFAELEEQLNSLKTQEQQSSSRRSLDEDWALFEAQQELEELRRDKGLS from the coding sequence ATGAGCCCCACCTGGCTGGACAACCTCGAACGCAGCCTGGAAGAACGGCTTGAACAGTTTTTAAGCAGCAATCCCAGCCAAGATCAACTGCTGCGGGAACAGCATCTTCAAGACCGCCAAAGGGATCTTCACACTCGTCGCGGGCAGCAGCAACTTCAAGCGAGGGAATTACGCCGCCAACTGCTCACGCTCGCCGAACAGGTCCAGGCCTGGACAAAACGGGGCGAGAAAGCACGTAGGGCTGGTGCCCTTGAACTGGCGCAACGGGCGGATCAGCATGTTGCTGGTCTGATGCAGCAAGGTCGCAAACTCTGGGAGGAGTTCGAAGCCCTCGGTCTTCAGTTCGCCGAACTCGAAGAGCAGCTCAACAGCCTTAAAACGCAAGAGCAGCAATCCTCATCCAGGCGAAGCCTTGATGAGGATTGGGCCCTATTTGAAGCACAACAAGAGTTGGAAGAGCTGCGACGCGACAAAGGCCTCAGCTAA
- a CDS encoding hercynine metabolism small protein → MSRDEQRATVRLQRETLIEELETVYRNAFDRLGALELGEGSVARLTQLLLRSREGAINPLEQEIEAPLITRAPDPIP, encoded by the coding sequence ATGAGTCGCGACGAGCAACGGGCCACCGTCCGCCTACAACGAGAAACCCTGATCGAAGAGCTGGAAACGGTGTACCGCAACGCCTTCGATCGCTTGGGTGCCCTTGAGCTCGGAGAGGGATCAGTGGCTCGTCTCACCCAACTGTTGCTCCGTTCACGGGAAGGTGCCATCAATCCGCTCGAGCAAGAAATCGAAGCTCCATTAATCACACGCGCACCGGATCCAATCCCATGA
- a CDS encoding HEAT repeat domain-containing protein, with product MASTPEQTAPNPEELRAAIASGDPVQAMPALAKLRALPDSDNDSVVIPLLILGSNQQAFLVRSLSCSGLGYRRNEQAWQVLTRLVSTDDDPNVRAEAANALASYGVERAWPLLRESFAKDGAWLVRCSILSALAEQPDINPEWLLDLGRQAIADADGTVRVSGAEILARVVREQSGDANGSEARALLQPLQQDADHRVVAAALNGLQP from the coding sequence ATGGCCAGCACCCCCGAACAGACCGCACCCAACCCTGAGGAGCTGCGCGCAGCGATCGCGTCGGGTGACCCGGTGCAAGCGATGCCAGCGCTTGCCAAATTGCGAGCGCTGCCCGATTCAGACAACGACAGTGTGGTGATTCCCCTGCTGATCCTGGGCAGTAATCAACAGGCGTTTTTAGTGCGCTCCCTGAGCTGCAGTGGCCTGGGATACCGGCGCAATGAACAGGCTTGGCAGGTGCTGACGCGTCTGGTCTCGACAGACGACGATCCCAATGTGCGCGCTGAAGCGGCGAATGCTCTAGCGAGCTACGGGGTGGAGCGGGCCTGGCCCCTGTTGCGTGAAAGCTTCGCGAAGGATGGCGCTTGGCTGGTGCGTTGCAGCATTCTTTCCGCTCTCGCAGAGCAGCCCGATATCAACCCGGAGTGGTTGCTGGATCTCGGCAGGCAAGCGATCGCCGATGCAGACGGCACCGTGCGGGTGAGTGGAGCGGAAATCTTGGCCCGGGTTGTGCGTGAGCAGTCCGGAGATGCAAATGGATCAGAAGCCAGGGCGTTGCTTCAGCCGTTGCAGCAGGACGCGGATCACCGTGTGGTGGCGGCTGCCTTGAATGGCTTGCAGCCCTAA
- the smpB gene encoding SsrA-binding protein SmpB, translating to MGKGGGKKSAAARAAANRLLADNRLARHQYEILETLETGIELLGTEVKSVRAGQANLRDGFCLIRRGELHLHNVHISPHTHASRYFNHEPLRVRRLLAHRREIDKLRGHLEQKGLTLIPLNLHLQGSWIKVTIGLGKGRKLHDKRAAAKDKQVKKETRDAIARY from the coding sequence ATGGGCAAGGGAGGCGGCAAGAAGAGTGCAGCGGCAAGAGCAGCGGCCAATCGCCTGCTGGCCGACAATCGACTGGCAAGACACCAGTACGAAATCCTTGAAACCCTAGAAACGGGAATCGAACTCCTGGGGACCGAGGTGAAATCGGTGCGCGCGGGGCAAGCCAATCTTCGCGATGGCTTCTGCCTGATCAGGCGCGGAGAACTGCACCTCCACAACGTTCACATCTCCCCGCACACCCACGCCAGTCGCTATTTCAATCACGAGCCACTGCGAGTGAGGCGGCTCCTCGCCCATCGCCGAGAAATCGACAAATTACGGGGTCATCTGGAACAAAAAGGGCTCACCCTGATTCCCCTCAACCTGCACCTGCAGGGGTCATGGATCAAGGTGACCATCGGCCTGGGCAAGGGACGCAAGCTCCATGACAAGCGGGCCGCTGCAAAAGACAAGCAGGTCAAAAAAGAAACCCGGGACGCGATCGCCCGCTATTGA
- a CDS encoding amidohydrolase yields MTTTTPSLQQRLEAILPELIELRRHLHAHPELSGEEHQTAALISGELRQCGWRVREGVGRTGVMAELGPQSGPQVGLRVDMDALPVEERTGLPYASLRQGVMHACGHDLHSCIGLGVARLLAQEPSLPVGMRLLFQPAEELAQGARWMRADGATDGLSALFGVHVFPSLPVGTIGVRSGSLTAAAGELEIEVIGEGGHGARPHQSVDAIWIAARVVSGLQEAISRRLDALHPVVVSFGKIEGGKAFNVIADRVTLLGTVRCLCADLHERLPAWIEETVQAICGSFGASARVRYRCIAPPVRNDPALTALLERSAVEQLGADQVQRLEQPSLGAEDFAELLQDVPGSMFRLGVAGADGCAALHNGHFNPEEGALGVGVQVLTAAMLAWSQTP; encoded by the coding sequence ATGACCACCACCACTCCCTCTCTTCAGCAGCGGCTTGAGGCGATCTTGCCCGAGTTGATCGAGCTTCGTCGCCATCTTCATGCCCATCCGGAACTGAGTGGGGAAGAGCACCAGACCGCGGCCCTGATTTCCGGAGAGTTGCGTCAGTGCGGCTGGCGTGTTCGTGAAGGGGTGGGGCGCACCGGAGTGATGGCGGAGCTTGGGCCTCAGAGCGGGCCCCAGGTGGGGCTGCGCGTGGATATGGATGCGTTACCGGTGGAGGAGCGCACGGGTTTGCCCTATGCCTCCCTGCGCCAAGGGGTGATGCACGCCTGCGGCCACGACTTGCACAGTTGTATCGGCTTGGGGGTGGCGCGCTTGTTGGCGCAGGAGCCGTCCTTGCCAGTGGGGATGCGCCTGCTGTTTCAGCCTGCTGAGGAGCTTGCCCAAGGTGCCCGCTGGATGCGTGCTGACGGCGCCACCGATGGTCTCAGCGCTCTATTTGGCGTGCATGTGTTTCCTTCGTTGCCGGTGGGCACGATCGGGGTGCGCAGCGGCAGTTTGACGGCTGCTGCTGGTGAATTGGAAATCGAAGTGATCGGTGAAGGCGGTCATGGCGCGCGGCCCCATCAATCTGTTGATGCGATTTGGATTGCAGCCCGGGTGGTGTCGGGATTGCAGGAGGCGATTAGTCGTCGCTTGGATGCCCTGCATCCGGTGGTGGTGAGCTTTGGAAAAATCGAAGGGGGCAAGGCTTTCAACGTGATTGCCGATCGGGTCACCTTGCTGGGCACGGTTCGCTGCCTCTGCGCCGACCTCCATGAACGCTTGCCAGCTTGGATTGAGGAGACGGTGCAAGCCATTTGCGGGAGCTTTGGTGCCAGCGCCCGGGTTCGCTATCGCTGCATTGCACCTCCCGTTCGCAATGATCCCGCCCTTACCGCCTTGCTAGAGCGCAGTGCCGTTGAACAACTTGGGGCAGATCAAGTGCAACGCCTAGAGCAGCCCTCGCTTGGTGCTGAGGATTTTGCTGAACTGTTGCAGGACGTTCCAGGCAGCATGTTCCGCCTGGGGGTGGCCGGTGCTGATGGATGTGCAGCGCTTCACAACGGTCATTTCAACCCTGAGGAAGGGGCTTTGGGTGTGGGCGTGCAGGTCTTGACGGCTGCGATGTTGGCTTGGAGTCAAACGCCATGA
- the egtB gene encoding ergothioneine biosynthesis protein EgtB produces the protein MDSGTLLSRLMDVRRRSEVLIEPLEAEDLCLQGMADASPPKWHLAHTTWFFETFVLIPHCPGYEGADPRWTYLFNSYYDAVGPRQPRPQRGLLSRPSIAEVIAWRHKVTQALADLLQGNGESPWVELVELGLQHEQQHQELMLMDLLDAFSRQPLEPAYRTDWQEPEAASHDGTPPVWLPCAGGLVEIGQDTQQHGGTNHTHPFHFDNEEPRHRVWLESYALADRLVSNGDYRAFIENGGYARPELWMSEGWAMRTERQWKAPRYWRQAQSGEQQAWAWEFTLAGRCPLDDHRPVRHLSWFEADAYARWAEARLPTEAEWEMAAQEQGLQLKQSHAELWQWTASPYRPYPGFQPAQGAVGEYNGKFMTSQFVLRGSSHLTPEGHARNTYRNFFAPSSRWMAAGLRLAR, from the coding sequence ATGGACTCCGGCACGCTGCTCAGCCGGCTGATGGACGTGCGCCGCCGCAGCGAAGTTTTAATTGAGCCGCTGGAAGCCGAAGATCTCTGCCTCCAGGGCATGGCTGATGCGAGCCCCCCTAAATGGCATCTCGCCCATACCACCTGGTTTTTTGAAACCTTTGTTCTGATCCCCCATTGCCCTGGTTACGAAGGGGCGGATCCCCGTTGGACCTATCTGTTCAACTCCTATTACGACGCGGTTGGCCCGCGGCAACCCAGACCGCAACGGGGCTTACTGAGCAGGCCATCGATAGCGGAGGTGATCGCTTGGCGGCACAAGGTGACCCAGGCCCTGGCAGACCTGCTCCAAGGCAATGGCGAATCCCCCTGGGTGGAACTCGTGGAACTGGGTCTTCAGCACGAGCAACAGCATCAGGAGTTGATGTTGATGGATCTCCTCGATGCCTTCAGCCGTCAGCCCTTGGAACCGGCGTATCGAACGGATTGGCAGGAGCCCGAAGCGGCTTCCCATGACGGGACACCTCCAGTTTGGCTGCCGTGTGCGGGAGGCCTGGTGGAGATCGGCCAAGACACGCAACAGCACGGCGGCACCAACCACACCCATCCCTTCCATTTCGACAATGAGGAACCACGGCATCGCGTGTGGCTCGAATCCTATGCCCTGGCCGATCGCTTGGTGAGCAACGGCGACTACAGAGCTTTTATCGAGAACGGCGGATACGCGCGCCCCGAACTTTGGATGAGTGAAGGCTGGGCCATGCGCACAGAGCGGCAGTGGAAAGCCCCGCGTTACTGGCGCCAAGCACAGAGTGGTGAACAGCAAGCTTGGGCTTGGGAGTTCACCCTTGCCGGACGCTGCCCGTTAGACGACCATCGCCCGGTGCGTCATCTCAGCTGGTTTGAAGCCGATGCCTATGCACGCTGGGCTGAAGCCCGCTTACCAACGGAGGCCGAATGGGAGATGGCCGCCCAGGAGCAGGGGCTGCAGCTCAAGCAAAGTCATGCTGAGCTTTGGCAATGGACCGCCAGTCCCTACCGGCCTTATCCCGGATTTCAGCCTGCCCAAGGAGCCGTTGGCGAGTACAACGGCAAGTTCATGACCTCCCAATTCGTGTTGCGGGGCAGCAGCCACCTCACTCCAGAGGGACATGCCCGCAACACCTACCGCAATTTTTTTGCTCCCTCTAGCCGCTGGATGGCGGCTGGCCTGCGCTTGGCCCGATGA